The nucleotide window CACAATGGTTATATCTTCATTTTTACCGGGTGCTGTTAAAATGACTTTCTTGGCCCCAGCTTCTAGGTGTAGCATAGCTTTATCCTTGGAGTTGAATTTCCCTGTTGCTTCAATTACAACATCGACACCCATTGTATTCCAAGGCAACTCTTGCGGATTGCGATTATTCAGAAGACGAATCATTTTTCCGTCTACAAGCAGATAATCTTCAAACGCTTCGACAGTTCCTTCAAATTTACCATGAACTGTATCGTATTTAATCAGATGAGCCAAGGTTTCTGATGGATAGCTCGCGTTGATTGCCACAATTTCGAATTCGTTTTCTTTTATCGCCTGACGAAACACCATTCTTCCAATACGTCCAAATCCGTTAATTGCCACTCGAGTCATATAAGTTAATCCCCCTTGATTGCGTTATACTATTTCTCTCCATCCCCACTAATAGTATAGCACAAAAAGAGGATAAATCACTAAACAATTTCATCAATTTTAAAAATTTATTATTTTACAAACCCCATTCTTGTAAAATGCATCTTAATTGGGCTTCTGTATTCTCAATAGAACCTGTATTATCAATAATATAATCTGCCATTTCCTTCTTCTTTTCCAAAGACATTTGCGAATGAACTCGAGCTTGTGCTTCTTCTTGCAAAAAGTTATTTCGTTTCATTAATCGCTGTAATTGTGTCTGCTCATCAACCCAAACAACAAGTACTTTTTCAACTAAATACATTAAATTACTTTCATATAAAAGGGGAATATCCAGAACGACTGCACTTACTCCCTCTTTTATGTATTGATCTCGCTGTATGAGCATTTCCTGTCGAACGGCGGGATGCACAATCTGATTTAATGTATTTCGTTGCTTTTCATCATTAAAAATAATTGCACCAAGCTTCGCCCGATCTATGCCTCCGTCTTCTTGCAGCACCTGCTTGCCGAATGCTTGTACAATTTTCTTATATGTAGATGTTCCTTGCACTACCACCGCTTTCGCAATTTCATCTGCATCAATGACCGGAATATCGTATGCCCTAAACATTTTGGCTACAGTGCTCTTTCCGCTCGCAATTCCCCCTGTCAAACCGATTATAACTGTCATTGTAACTCCTCCTTTTCTTTATTATAACTAAGAAAAGAGGAATACGCTTGTACAGCCGACTCACAAACAAAATGAGCACATAAAAATCTGTACTCTTTTTATAGTTTATCTACATTTATAAAGTAGCACTTCTATTTAAAGTAGGTATTTCTACTTAGTTGGGGGAATGATTCGGAAATACCGTACTGTATAGTTTATAGCCACCATCTAAGTTTTTAACCCTAAAGCCATGCTGCGTTAAAATACGCGATGCTAAATATCCTCTCATTCCCAACTGACACGTTACATAGAGGGTTTTATCTTTCGGTATTTCACCTAAGTGATCGCGCAGTTCGTCTAATGGTATATTAACAGAGCCCTTTATTTTACCTTGCTCTAACTCATGTGGTTCACGAACATCGATTAAATAGCCGCCCTGTGCGACAAGTTCATCAATCTCATTCCACTGCACCGTTTCCACTAAACCTTCTATAATATTGATAGCTGCATATCCTGCCAAGTTGACAGGATCTTTTGCTGAAGAATATGGGGGTGCATACGCTAGTTCTAAATCAGGTAAATCTGTCGCTTTTAGCCCTGCACGAATTGCTGTTGCAAGTACATCTATGCGTTTATCTACCCCATCGCGCCCCACACATTGCGCTCCGTATAGCCTGCCACTTTCTTTACAAAATAGCAACTTAATTAAGATTGGATGCGCTCCTGGATAATAACCAGCATGCGAGTTAGCCTGAACATGTACTGTTTCATACGGAATTTCTAAACGCCGTAAAGTTTTTTCATTATTTCCCGTTGCAGCTACTGTAGTTTCAAATACTTTCACAATAGAAGTCCCCATTGTACCTCGATAAGGAGATTTACGACCGTTGAGCGTATCAGCGATTATGCGCCCCTGTCTATTTGCAGGCCAAGCAAGCGGAATCATTGTCTCCGTTCCATTTATGTAATCTTTAACTTGGATAGCGTCACCTACTCCATAAATAAATGGGTCCTCTGTTTGAAGGAATTCATCAACC belongs to Ectobacillus sp. JY-23 and includes:
- the coaE gene encoding dephospho-CoA kinase (Dephospho-CoA kinase (CoaE) performs the final step in coenzyme A biosynthesis.) — translated: MTVIIGLTGGIASGKSTVAKMFRAYDIPVIDADEIAKAVVVQGTSTYKKIVQAFGKQVLQEDGGIDRAKLGAIIFNDEKQRNTLNQIVHPAVRQEMLIQRDQYIKEGVSAVVLDIPLLYESNLMYLVEKVLVVWVDEQTQLQRLMKRNNFLQEEAQARVHSQMSLEKKKEMADYIIDNTGSIENTEAQLRCILQEWGL
- a CDS encoding CoA-disulfide reductase, giving the protein MKRKIIIVGGVAGGASAAARLRRLNEEDEIIMFERGEYISFANCGLPYYIGGVISEREKLLVQTVEKMSKRFNLDIRVMTEVVRINREVKSVTVRRLQTGEEYEESYDYLILSPGANPIYPPIPGIQQANNLFTLRNIPDTDRIKAYLDYNKPKSAVVVGGGFIGVEMVENLHKQGVQVTLVEMANQIMPPIDFEMIAGVHHLLRDKGINLILEDGIASFENNGASVQLKSGKVLETDMIILSIGVQPESKLAKEAGLSLGIRGTIQVDEFLQTEDPFIYGVGDAIQVKDYINGTETMIPLAWPANRQGRIIADTLNGRKSPYRGTMGTSIVKVFETTVAATGNNEKTLRRLEIPYETVHVQANSHAGYYPGAHPILIKLLFCKESGRLYGAQCVGRDGVDKRIDVLATAIRAGLKATDLPDLELAYAPPYSSAKDPVNLAGYAAINIIEGLVETVQWNEIDELVAQGGYLIDVREPHELEQGKIKGSVNIPLDELRDHLGEIPKDKTLYVTCQLGMRGYLASRILTQHGFRVKNLDGGYKLYSTVFPNHSPN